In Sphaerospermopsis torques-reginae ITEP-024, the genomic window AAAAATTCTTGCATTGCAAACAGATTATGCTATAATATAGTATATATGTACCAAAAAAATTCATTTCTAGCTAAAAATGCTGCCATAAATGCAGCAATAATGTAATTATATAAAAGTTGTATCAAATTACGGGCTGGAGTCATTTGATAGTCAGCGGAGGAATGCTATGAATCAAACACTGGAAATGCCAACGCTGTATGATCGTTTATCAAAAATGGGTTTTCCTCAAAACTTTATTCAAGATAAAGCTTTACCTGAATGGTGGAACAGTGAGCTAGAAAAAAATCCTGTTGCTGTAATGGAGGCAGCAGGTTACATTTCCAAGCGTCTAGGTTTGGATATAGGATCAGTTTTTAATCTCAACGTTCCTATTGAATTTAAAAAAGTTAATAGCCCTAAGTTTAAAAAGAGACAAAATACTGATGAACAGCAGCTATTAATCGCTCAAGGTTTAGCGACACGCATTGCTGAAATGACTGGATATGCTTGTAAATCCTCTTACCAAGGGGTTTCAGGATATCCTTCAGAAATCAGGCGAATAATTCTTGAAAATAATTTTTGTGTAGACCTTGATAGTCTTATTAACTTTTGCTGGTCTTGCGGTATTCCAGTTATACACTTTTCTGACTTCCCTCGAAACACTCCTAAAATGGATGGGATGGCAGCACATCTAAATGGTCGCCCAATAATTGTAATTAGTTCTGGATGGAAATTTTCTGCTCGTTTAGTTTTTGTAATTGCTCATGAACTTGGACATATTGCTTGTGGTCATGTTCAGGATGGAGTATTAGTTGATCAAGATATAAACAAAGAAATTCAAGACGAAGAAGAAAAAGAAGCTAATGAATTTGCAGAAAAGCTGCTTTTTGGAGAAACTAGATACAGATGGGAACAAATTTCGAGTGCAATAGACCTAGCACGCACAGCAAACGAACTCGGTAATCAAGATAGAGTAGATCCTGGCGTAGTAGCTTTAAACTATGCTTGGCAAAAATCTGATTGGCGTATTGGAACTGGTGCTTTAAAAATTATTGAACCTAACGCCCAAGCCTCTGCAAAAATTAATCTGTTTCTTAGTAAAAATTTAGATTGGGAAGAATTAGACACAGACAGCGAAGAATATCTTAGACTTGTAACAGGGTGTGATTTTGTCTAAGTGAGGAGTTTCTTCTTGTTAGTCTATTTAGTTGATAATGATGTCATTTTAGAACTGGCATCATACGATCTTTTTTGGGGTATGCTTCCCAGTTTAAATACATCCCAGCAAAACATTAGAGTCCTACCTACAGCCTCAAGTTTTTTTGCTGGATCTTCTAGGTTAAAAAGGAAATATAAACAGCAAAGTATTCAAAGGGCTAAAGATATAGCAGATAAATGCCAAACAATTGATCAGAAAGCAATTGATATTTCAGAACTACCATCCTTATGTTTAGAAGGAATTGACTCTGGGGAAGCTTTGCTTGTTGCTGCCACAAAAAATGAACCAGATTTTTACATATTGACTAGTGACAAAAGATTTTTAAAAGCTATATCAAATTCTAGTTTAGCTAATATTAAATCAAGACTTTGCAAAAGAATTATTTGTTTGGAGCAATTGTTAATCAACTTGATTAATAATGATGATTTTGATAAAATACGGCGCAGAATTATTTCATCCGATTTACTTAATCAAAATATTGCCGAAGCTTTTGCAGATGGTAAGCTGACAAAAAAAGAAAAAGCTTTAGCAATTCTTGAAGAATGCGTGCAAGAACTACGCTCTATCACTGGAGATTTACTAATTGACTGTTTACCGCCCGCCATATATTGAGATCAAAACTCCAAATTCATAATTGAGATGATTAACTATATGTCCATATATAAAAATCATGTCAAAATCGCTCCCCCCATTAACCGCGCATACCTATACTGCAACTCATCCTTCATCAACGGCCAACGCGCTAAACTTGCATCCATATCAATCACCTTCTCCGCAGCTTGTCGCGCTAACAGCAACACATCCTCATCTTCCACCAAACTAGCCAAAGTAAAATCCGCTACCCCCGATTGTCTAGTCCCCATCACTTCCCCAGGACCACGAAACCTCATATCCATTTCCGAAATAAAAAACCCATCCTGAGACTGTACCAGCACCATTAACCGTTGTTGTGCATCAGGACTTCTGGAACTACTCATCAATAAACAATAGGACTGCGCTGCACCCCGTCCCACACGCCCGCGTAATTGGTGTAACTGAGATAACCCGAATCTTTCCGCGTGTTCAATTAACATCACTGTGGCGTTAGGAACATCCACACCCACCTCTACCACCGTCGTAGAAACTAAAATCTGAGTTTCATTATCCCGGAATTTAGTAATAGCTTCATCCTTTTCTGCGGAAGTCATTCTTCCATGCAATAACCCCACTTGAAACTCAGGAAAAACGCTTTCTTGTAATTTTTGATGTTCGTCTATTGCTGAACGCAAATCTAATTTTTCTGACTCTTCCACTAAAGGTAAAACCACATAAACTTGTCTACCTTGGGCTATTTCTCTTCTCATTAAATCATAAGCTTGGGGTCTTTGATGACCTGTTAACAAAGAAGTTTTAATTGCTTGTCTTCCTGGTGGTAATTCATCAATTTGACTCACATCTAAATCACCATGAACTGTTAACGCTAATGTTCTAGGAATGGGAGTTGCAGTCATAGTTAAAACGTGAGGTTGTTCACCTTTTTGTTGTAATTTCGCTCGTTGTTCTACCCCAAAACGATGCTGTTCATCAATGACAACTAAACCCAAACGTTGAAAATTTACCTTATCTTGAATTAACGCATGAGTTCCCACTAAAAGAGGTAATTCACCTGTTTCTAACTGAGAATGAATTTCTCGCCTTTTGGCTGTTTTTGTCGAACCTGTTAATAATTCAACGGGCAAATGTAAGAGGTTAAACCAGCTAACTAACTTCCTATAATGTTGTTCTGCTAATACTTCCGTAGGTGCCATCAAAGCTGCTTGATAACCCGATTGAATTGCTGCTAAAATCGCAACTACAGCTACCACAGTTTTACCCGAACCTACATCACCCTGCACTAAACGATTCATGGGTGTAGGTTTTTGTAAATCATTGAGAATATCGTTAATAACTCTTTGTTGAGCGTTAGTAAATTTAAAAGGTAAAATTTCGTTAAATTGTTCTAATAATTTGCCTTTTGGTGCTAAAACCGCACTTGTTTGAATTGCTTTAGCTTGTTTCTGACGTTGTAATAAACCAAGTTGTAAATAGAAAAATTCATCAAATACTAAACGCCGACGAGCATATTTTAAAGTATCACTATCTTTAGGAAAATGAATATTAGGAATTGCGTCTTTTAATTCCATTAATTCATATTTTTTTCTTAAACCAACTGGTAAAGGATCTTTTAAATTTGCTGCCGCAGGTAAAACCGCCATTACCGCTTGTCTCACGGTATTTGCAACAACTCCTTCAGTTAAACCATAAATCGGTACAACCCGCCCAATAGTAAAAGATTCTATTGCATCACCAGGATTTGCTAATACTTCTATTTCGGGATTATCTAATGTCACCCCATATTTACTAGCCTTAACTAAACCACAAGCTGCTATCACACTACCCACAGCATAGCGCCGTTTTAAACTTTCTTGCCAACCACGACTACTAAATCTCGATCCTGCATAAAATCTACTAACTTTTATTTGTCCAGTTTTATCTTTTAATAAGAGTTCTAAAATTGATAACTTTTGATTTTTAGGACTGGTAAAACAATTACAACGCTTGACTTCGGCGATGATGGTTACTGTTTCACCTCCCTGTAATTCTTGAATGTTAACTTGACGAGCATAATCAATATAATCACGAGGATAATAAAACAGTAAATCTCTCACTGTTGATAAATCTAAACGAGATAAATTTTCTGCTCTCTTGATGCCAATTTCTGGTAAATCGCTGAGTTTTTGCTCAATTTTTGGCGCTAGTCTCCGACTGGTTTCAGTCACAATAGGAGTGGTTTTAACTGTTTTTGTTGAATAATTTTTTTCCTGGGTTTTAATTTCCTGAGTTTTAATTTCCTGAGTTTTAATTTCCTGTTTTTTTATTTCTTGTTTTTTTATGTCTTGATGTTGCTGTTCACCCGATTCTAATTGTTGTTGTAATTGATAAAGATAGGTTTTAACTTCAGCAACTAACTGCTGTCTAATTTCTACTGCTAAATCTGGATATTCAGCAAATTGAAAGGCGATGTGATGCCAGCGCGATCGCTCTTTTGCTGGTAAACTTTGAGGAAATTTCCCAAAGGTTAAACTGAGAAATTCACTAAAGCGATATTGTCTACCCATTAAATCCACAAAACCAGATTCAGCCTCTACAGTCAAGGCTTTATGTAATCTTATCCAATCGGGAATTTCGTTAGTCATTGGTCATTAGTCATTAGTTATTAGTTATTAGTTATTAGTAAAGACCTCTTCACTGTCACCTGTCACCTGTCACCTGTCACCTGTCACCTTAAACTAATCCTCAAACCAACTTGCACGCCAAGCAGCTTCCGCTTCCGCAATTTTCAATTCTTTGTGTTTCTTTTGATATTCTTTTCCTAATTTATTCAGTTGCAGTAAAATATTACGAATTTGTTTGCGTGCTGACAAGAGTGTGTTATCAGCAAATTCAATGTCTCCTAGTCGCAAGTTCAGGGTCATCAGTTGTGTCAAGCTAGAATCTTCTGATTCCTCCTCACTACTGATTTCAATTACTAAGTTTAATAGATTAGGTGGACCCGGTATCACTTCCCCTGAAGCTTCTGAAACTGCGGCCGCTGCTGCTGCTAAAATCGGTTCTGGTAATTTTTTCGGTAAAATTCCCGCTTTTTGAATTAAAGAATTAGCATCCTGGGAAACTTTTCTCAGAGTATTCTGAATTCCTTCCTCTAAATCTTGATGCCATTGTGCCACTTCTATGGGGTTGGAAGGATCTAAATATTTTTGCTCTTGAATTTTCGATTGAGGATCGTTTTCACTTTCTTCAGTTTCGTCAATTTCTTCAGTTTCTTCAGCGTCTTCAAATTCCTCAGTTTCTTCAGTTTCTTCCGTATCTCCACCTTGAAGATAAACAAGCAATTGTTGTGCGCCTTTTTGTCCTAATTTACGAATACCTTGTTGCAATTGTTGTCGCTGATTCAGTGACAATTTGAGAAATTTATCAGGATATCCTTGAGTACAAAGGTGATAAACTGCCAAAATTAACTGTTTTTGTAAAGCTTCACCCAGGATAGTTAAATAATTGACATAATTGCTGTGGAGTTCTGTGGCGATCGCTCTAATCGCCTGTTTTATGGCTGTAATATCTTGTTCTATGCGCTCAATTGATCTGGCCATATTTTCCTTTTTTTCTCCACCTGAATTTTATTTTGATACAAATTTACAATTTGCAGTGAAAATAATCATCCAGAACATCTGGAGTTTGGACTATAGTGCGGCTCGTAGTTAGCCCATTAAGGCGTAAACTTGATATATTTAGAAATATAGCCGTAGACAGAGTAGTTAGGACATCAATTAATCATGAAACTCTTACTACAAAAGGGTTTTAATCCTGACTCCTGACTCCTGACTCCTGACTCCTGACTCCTGCTATATTTGACTATATTTTTCGTAACTACGGCTGCCAATAAAATACAGGTCAGCAAAATTTGCCAGACCTGTGATTTTACAATTATCAGTTATCAGTTATCAGTGTCATCAACATTTATTTTACCATAAACTATCTGACCTGTCTACTGTGTACTGATTTAATAATTAGTCAAAAATCTTTAGTCCAGCAGCTTTAGTTAATAACCTACTATTAAGAACTAACTACTGACTACTGACTCATAACTAAATTACTTAGCGCCATTACTTAGCGCCCATTTGAGCAGCTACTTCTTCAGCAAAGTTACTTTCTTGTTTTTCAATGCCTTCACCTAGTACATAGCGCACAAAGCCTTGTACTGTGATGTCTGCACCGACTTTAGACTGAACTTGCTTCACTAAGTCTGCTACAGAAATGCTTTGATCGCGGATATAAGGTTGATCCAACAAAGTCAATTCTTTTAGGCGTTTTTCAATCCGTCCTTGAACAATCTTTTCTCTGATGTTCTCTGGTTTATTCGCCAAGTCTTCCTTACCCATTTCAATGTCCTTTTCTTTTTGGACAGTTTCGGCAGGAATTTGGTCTACACTAACATACTCAACATTGGGGCAAGCGGCAACTTGCATTGCTGCATTTTTAGCCAAGTTTTTAAACTCTTCGTTATCAGCAGCAGCGTCTGTTTTGGCGCTTACTTGCAGCAACACACCCACTCTACCACCAGTGTGGATGTAGCTGTCTACTACTCCTGGTGTATCACCAAGAGAGAAGTTAACAAAGCGTCGCACCTGGATATTTTCACCCAAGGTAGCAATACTTTCTTTGATAAATTCATCTACAGTTACTTCTGCCTTTTCAATGTAGGGTTGAGCCAGCAAAGACTCAATGCTATCAGCAGTAGCAGCTTGTTGTGCCAGATTCTTAACTAAAGATTTAAAAGCGTCGTTACGGGCAACAAAATCAGTTTGACAGTTTACTTCTATCAGTACACCCACCTTACCATCAGGTTGAATGTAGGTGTCTACTAAACCTTCCGCTGCCACGCGATCGCTCTTTTTACCCGCTGAAGCGATGCCTTTTTTACGTAGCCAGTCTATAGCTGCGTCGATATTGCCATCATTTTCCTTCAGCGCCTTTTTGCAGTCCATCATGCCGGCACCAGTTTTTTGGCGTAGCTCTTGGACGAGTTTTGCAGATATTTCCGCCATGTTGCCTCAATTCCTATCCTAACTTGACCTAGAGTTATAATCGCTAACGGGTGTTGAGTATTTCTATCTTACTCAGGGCTGGTAAAGAAAAGCGATGAAGTTGTATATCCTCGTCTTCCAGAGTCAGAAAACAAAATTCAGAATACATTCAAATACTCTGTATTCTAACTCCTGACTCCTGTACGGGCGAAGCATTCGGGCGACCAATTATAAATTTTTGTCCAAGGCTATTTTCCGAATGCTTCGCCCCTACTTATTCTTCGTCGTCATCGCTCATCATTGAGTCAGTGTACTCACTTTCATCGTAGTCGTACTCTTCCTCAGCGCCTTCGTAATCTTCGTAATCTTCTTCTACTTCCAGCTGACCATGACGGCCTTCATAAATAGCATCTGCTAATTTACCAACAATCAGTTTAATCGATCTGATTGCGTCATCATTGGCTGGGATGGGAATATCTACCACATCTGGGTCACAGTTTGTATCTAACATAGACACAATGGGAATACCCAGTTTTTGGCATTCTTGAACAGCGTTATATTCCCGACGTTGGTCAACAATTACCACAATGTCAGGCACTTTCCGCATATTTTTAATGCCGCCCAAGTATTTTTGTAGCTTCGTCATTTCCCGACGTAGCATTGACGCTTCTTTTTTGGGCAATAAGTCTAATGCGCCGTTTTCTTCCCGACGTTCTAAATCTTTTAGACGTTCTGCTCTTGTTTTAATGGTAGCCCAGTTGGTGAGCATTCCACCCAACCAACGCTGGTTAATGTAGTGAGAACCACAACGGGTAGCTTCTTGTGCAATAATTCCCGCTGCTT contains:
- a CDS encoding ImmA/IrrE family metallo-endopeptidase; the encoded protein is MGFPQNFIQDKALPEWWNSELEKNPVAVMEAAGYISKRLGLDIGSVFNLNVPIEFKKVNSPKFKKRQNTDEQQLLIAQGLATRIAEMTGYACKSSYQGVSGYPSEIRRIILENNFCVDLDSLINFCWSCGIPVIHFSDFPRNTPKMDGMAAHLNGRPIIVISSGWKFSARLVFVIAHELGHIACGHVQDGVLVDQDINKEIQDEEEKEANEFAEKLLFGETRYRWEQISSAIDLARTANELGNQDRVDPGVVALNYAWQKSDWRIGTGALKIIEPNAQASAKINLFLSKNLDWEELDTDSEEYLRLVTGCDFV
- the recG gene encoding ATP-dependent DNA helicase RecG, producing the protein MTNEIPDWIRLHKALTVEAESGFVDLMGRQYRFSEFLSLTFGKFPQSLPAKERSRWHHIAFQFAEYPDLAVEIRQQLVAEVKTYLYQLQQQLESGEQQHQDIKKQEIKKQEIKTQEIKTQEIKTQEKNYSTKTVKTTPIVTETSRRLAPKIEQKLSDLPEIGIKRAENLSRLDLSTVRDLLFYYPRDYIDYARQVNIQELQGGETVTIIAEVKRCNCFTSPKNQKLSILELLLKDKTGQIKVSRFYAGSRFSSRGWQESLKRRYAVGSVIAACGLVKASKYGVTLDNPEIEVLANPGDAIESFTIGRVVPIYGLTEGVVANTVRQAVMAVLPAAANLKDPLPVGLRKKYELMELKDAIPNIHFPKDSDTLKYARRRLVFDEFFYLQLGLLQRQKQAKAIQTSAVLAPKGKLLEQFNEILPFKFTNAQQRVINDILNDLQKPTPMNRLVQGDVGSGKTVVAVVAILAAIQSGYQAALMAPTEVLAEQHYRKLVSWFNLLHLPVELLTGSTKTAKRREIHSQLETGELPLLVGTHALIQDKVNFQRLGLVVIDEQHRFGVEQRAKLQQKGEQPHVLTMTATPIPRTLALTVHGDLDVSQIDELPPGRQAIKTSLLTGHQRPQAYDLMRREIAQGRQVYVVLPLVEESEKLDLRSAIDEHQKLQESVFPEFQVGLLHGRMTSAEKDEAITKFRDNETQILVSTTVVEVGVDVPNATVMLIEHAERFGLSQLHQLRGRVGRGAAQSYCLLMSSSRSPDAQQRLMVLVQSQDGFFISEMDMRFRGPGEVMGTRQSGVADFTLASLVEDEDVLLLARQAAEKVIDMDASLARWPLMKDELQYRYARLMGGAILT
- the tsf gene encoding translation elongation factor Ts, with protein sequence MAEISAKLVQELRQKTGAGMMDCKKALKENDGNIDAAIDWLRKKGIASAGKKSDRVAAEGLVDTYIQPDGKVGVLIEVNCQTDFVARNDAFKSLVKNLAQQAATADSIESLLAQPYIEKAEVTVDEFIKESIATLGENIQVRRFVNFSLGDTPGVVDSYIHTGGRVGVLLQVSAKTDAAADNEEFKNLAKNAAMQVAACPNVEYVSVDQIPAETVQKEKDIEMGKEDLANKPENIREKIVQGRIEKRLKELTLLDQPYIRDQSISVADLVKQVQSKVGADITVQGFVRYVLGEGIEKQESNFAEEVAAQMGAK
- the rpsB gene encoding 30S ribosomal protein S2 — translated: MPVVSLAQMMESGVHFGHQTRRWNPKMSPYIYTARNGVHIIDLVQTAQLMDDAYNYMRTQAEQGKKFLFVGTKRQAAGIIAQEATRCGSHYINQRWLGGMLTNWATIKTRAERLKDLERREENGALDLLPKKEASMLRREMTKLQKYLGGIKNMRKVPDIVVIVDQRREYNAVQECQKLGIPIVSMLDTNCDPDVVDIPIPANDDAIRSIKLIVGKLADAIYEGRHGQLEVEEDYEDYEGAEEEYDYDESEYTDSMMSDDDEE